A region from the Actinoplanes sp. OR16 genome encodes:
- the rplI gene encoding 50S ribosomal protein L9 — protein sequence MKIILTQEVSGLGTPGDIVEVKNGYGRNYLLPQGFAIQWTKGAEKQVVVIKRAREAREIRDLGQATEVKGQLAGLKVTLSARSGNGGRLFGSITPAEIVDAVKAAGGPALDRRRLELPGHIKTTGSYNVSVKLHPEVTATFPVNVVAAK from the coding sequence ATGAAGATCATCCTTACTCAGGAAGTTTCCGGCCTCGGCACCCCCGGCGACATCGTCGAGGTGAAGAACGGCTACGGCCGTAACTACCTGCTGCCCCAGGGTTTCGCGATCCAGTGGACCAAGGGCGCCGAGAAGCAGGTCGTGGTCATCAAGCGGGCCCGCGAGGCTCGTGAGATCCGTGACCTGGGCCAGGCCACCGAGGTCAAGGGCCAGCTGGCCGGCCTCAAGGTCACGCTGAGCGCGCGGTCCGGCAACGGCGGCCGCCTGTTCGGCTCGATCACCCCGGCCGAGATCGTCGACGCGGTCAAGGCCGCCGGCGGTCCGGCTCTCGACCGTCGTCGTCTCGAGCTCCCGGGTCACATCAAGACCACGGGCTCGTACAACGTGTCGGTCAAGCTGCACCCCGAGGTGACCGCGACGTTCCCGGTGAACGTCGTCGCCGCCAAGTAA
- the rpsR gene encoding 30S ribosomal protein S18, with protein sequence MAKAAALRKPKKKVNPLDKDGITYIDYKDTALLRKFISDRGKIRARRVTGVTSQQQRQIARAVKNAREMALLPYTATAR encoded by the coding sequence ATGGCTAAGGCTGCTGCGCTTCGCAAGCCGAAGAAGAAGGTGAACCCGCTCGACAAGGACGGGATCACCTACATCGACTACAAGGACACCGCGCTCCTGCGCAAGTTCATCTCCGACCGCGGCAAGATCCGTGCCCGCCGCGTCACCGGTGTGACCTCGCAGCAGCAGCGCCAGATCGCCCGCGCGGTCAAGAACGCCCGTGAGATGGCGCTCCTGCCGTACACGGCCACGGCTCGCTGA
- a CDS encoding single-stranded DNA-binding protein, producing MAGETTITVIGNLTDDPELRFTPSGAAVAKFRIASTPRTLDRQSGEWKDGEPLFLACNIWRDAAEHVAESLQRGARVIVQGRLRQRSYETREGEKRTVYELEVDEIGPSLRYATAKVQKASRSGGGGGGGFGASGGGNRQSGGNGGGGGGNRDFDDPWATAAPASSGGGGRSGGGNSSFDDEPPF from the coding sequence ATGGCAGGAGAAACCACCATCACGGTCATCGGTAACCTCACCGATGACCCTGAGCTGCGCTTCACCCCTTCGGGTGCGGCGGTCGCCAAGTTCCGCATCGCTTCCACGCCGCGGACCTTGGACCGGCAGTCGGGCGAATGGAAAGACGGCGAGCCACTCTTCCTCGCGTGCAACATCTGGCGTGACGCTGCTGAGCACGTCGCCGAGTCGCTGCAGCGTGGCGCTCGTGTGATCGTGCAGGGCCGCCTGCGCCAGAGGTCGTACGAGACGCGTGAGGGCGAGAAGCGCACCGTCTATGAGCTCGAGGTCGACGAGATCGGCCCGTCTCTGCGCTACGCCACGGCGAAGGTGCAGAAAGCCAGCCGGTCCGGCGGCGGCGGCGGAGGTGGCTTCGGTGCCTCCGGTGGTGGCAACCGGCAGTCCGGTGGGAACGGCGGAGGCGGCGGTGGCAACCGCGACTTCGACGACCCCTGGGCCACGGCTGCGCCCGCCTCCAGTGGTGGCGGCGGTCGTTCCGGCGGCGGCAACTCCTCGTTCGACGATGAGCCTCCCTTCTAA
- the rpsF gene encoding 30S ribosomal protein S6 gives MRHYELMVILDPSLEERTVAPSLDQYLNVIRTAGGSVEKLDVWGRRRLSFEINKKAEGIYAVVDLQATPEAVAELDRQLRLNESILRTKVIRPETR, from the coding sequence TTGCGTCATTACGAACTCATGGTGATCCTCGATCCTTCGCTCGAGGAGCGCACCGTCGCCCCGTCGCTCGACCAGTACCTGAACGTCATCAGGACCGCGGGTGGCTCGGTGGAGAAGCTCGACGTCTGGGGCCGTCGCCGGCTCTCGTTCGAGATCAACAAGAAGGCCGAGGGCATCTACGCCGTCGTCGACCTTCAGGCGACCCCCGAGGCCGTCGCCGAGCTGGACCGTCAGCTGCGGCTCAACGAGTCCATCCTGCGTACCAAGGTCATCCGTCCCGAGACCCGCTGA
- a CDS encoding deoxyribonuclease IV: MRIGAHVDSAEPLVEAAARGADAVQFFLTDPQKYNSPKPRADAEQLRASEVDVYVHAPYIVNVASPNNRIRIPSRKLLMAHARAAAEIGAKGLIVHGGHVGSGADLADGFANWRKAFEYAEKDGGLPLPILIENTAGGDNACARRFDDLARLWDEVGRFGAGFCLDTCHAFAGGEDLAGIVDRVKSITGRIDLIHANDSKGGFDSGQDRHDNLGSGKIDPELVVAAIRASGAPAIVETPGGAEGQTADIALLRERAGG, from the coding sequence ATGCGCATCGGAGCCCACGTCGATTCCGCCGAACCGCTGGTCGAGGCCGCAGCTCGCGGCGCCGACGCGGTGCAGTTCTTCCTCACCGACCCACAGAAATACAATTCGCCCAAACCGCGCGCCGACGCCGAGCAGCTGCGGGCGTCCGAGGTGGACGTCTACGTCCACGCGCCCTACATCGTGAACGTCGCCTCGCCGAACAACCGGATCCGGATCCCGAGCCGCAAACTGCTCATGGCGCACGCCCGTGCGGCCGCCGAGATCGGTGCGAAAGGCCTGATCGTGCACGGCGGTCACGTCGGCTCGGGCGCCGACCTCGCGGACGGTTTCGCCAACTGGCGCAAGGCTTTCGAATACGCGGAGAAGGACGGCGGACTGCCGCTCCCGATCCTGATCGAGAACACCGCCGGCGGCGACAACGCCTGCGCCCGCCGCTTCGACGACCTCGCCAGGCTGTGGGACGAAGTCGGCCGATTCGGCGCCGGGTTCTGCCTGGACACCTGCCATGCCTTCGCCGGCGGTGAAGACCTGGCCGGCATCGTCGATCGAGTCAAGTCCATCACTGGCCGGATCGACCTGATCCACGCGAACGATTCGAAGGGCGGATTCGACTCGGGCCAGGACCGCCACGACAACCTCGGTTCTGGGAAGATCGACCCCGAGTTGGTGGTGGCCGCGATCCGGGCATCCGGTGCTCCGGCCATTGTGGAGACTCCCGGTGGCGCGGAGGGCCAGACCGCCGACATCGCTCTCCTGCGCGAGCGGGCTGGCGGCTGA
- a CDS encoding glycosyltransferase family 87 protein, with amino-acid sequence MSAKPPTDQPDVSEPTSDGFVRGLSQFIGGPLGSHAVKPGSRPGRFWTAPRIVLLMTCLVLAFSWVQKSPCMDGNWQKNVQYTRYCYTDVLALYYAEGINEGKVPYVDHPVEYPVVTGYFMGALGLPVHWYGQDHPDINQGSWFYNVNALVLSLLAVATAAIILALRRRRPWDAAIFALSPILLLTATINWDFLAIAFAIFGLWLWVQRKPVWAGVFFGLGAAAKLWPLFILGPILILALRTGRFRPFVSSFIATAVTWAVVNFPVYYWYHESWLRFFRLNSERPIDWGTFWYIGRYIDGKWASGNEGDQGPFQWLSNHVPTLNYVSYALFGLACLGILLLGLLAPRRPRLSQVAFLVVAAFLIFSKVWSQQYVLWLLPLIVLARPKWGAVIAWSIAEVGYLAAFYAELIGAGGKSVIPEGTFVLASTARLVTVAVLFGLVAREIWRPELDVVRQSYDGADPDAGPLDGPEAPWLAGFRRTFGFGPSQEAVAVPDEPELAEAYRK; translated from the coding sequence ATGAGCGCGAAACCGCCGACCGACCAGCCGGACGTCTCCGAACCGACCTCGGACGGTTTCGTGCGGGGACTCTCCCAGTTCATCGGCGGACCACTCGGCTCGCACGCGGTGAAGCCCGGATCCCGGCCCGGCCGGTTCTGGACCGCCCCGCGGATCGTGCTCCTGATGACCTGCCTGGTGCTGGCGTTCTCCTGGGTGCAGAAGTCGCCCTGCATGGACGGCAACTGGCAGAAGAACGTGCAGTACACCCGGTACTGCTACACCGATGTGCTCGCGCTGTACTACGCCGAGGGGATCAACGAGGGCAAGGTCCCGTACGTGGACCACCCGGTGGAGTACCCGGTCGTCACCGGCTACTTCATGGGCGCGCTCGGCCTGCCGGTGCACTGGTACGGCCAGGACCACCCGGACATCAACCAAGGCAGCTGGTTCTACAACGTCAACGCGCTGGTGCTCTCGCTGCTCGCGGTCGCCACCGCGGCGATCATCCTGGCGTTGCGGCGGCGCCGGCCCTGGGACGCTGCGATCTTCGCGCTCTCGCCGATCCTGTTGCTCACCGCCACGATCAACTGGGACTTCCTGGCGATCGCCTTCGCCATCTTCGGCCTCTGGCTCTGGGTGCAGCGCAAGCCGGTCTGGGCCGGTGTCTTCTTCGGCCTCGGCGCCGCCGCGAAACTGTGGCCGCTCTTCATCCTCGGGCCGATCCTGATCCTGGCGCTGCGCACCGGACGATTCCGGCCGTTCGTCAGCTCGTTCATCGCGACTGCGGTGACCTGGGCCGTGGTCAACTTCCCGGTCTACTACTGGTACCACGAGAGCTGGCTGCGGTTCTTCCGGCTCAACTCGGAGCGGCCGATCGACTGGGGCACGTTCTGGTACATCGGGCGCTACATCGACGGCAAGTGGGCCAGTGGCAATGAGGGTGACCAGGGGCCGTTCCAGTGGCTCAGCAACCATGTGCCGACGCTGAACTATGTGTCGTACGCGCTCTTCGGCCTGGCGTGCCTCGGCATCCTGCTCCTCGGCCTGCTCGCGCCGCGCCGGCCACGACTGTCCCAGGTCGCGTTCCTCGTCGTCGCCGCGTTCCTGATCTTCAGCAAGGTGTGGTCGCAGCAGTACGTGCTCTGGCTGCTGCCGCTGATCGTGCTGGCCCGGCCGAAGTGGGGCGCGGTCATCGCGTGGAGCATCGCCGAGGTCGGGTACCTGGCCGCGTTCTACGCCGAGCTGATCGGTGCCGGCGGCAAGTCGGTCATCCCGGAGGGCACGTTCGTGCTCGCCTCGACCGCGCGCCTGGTCACCGTCGCGGTGCTCTTCGGCCTGGTGGCCCGGGAGATCTGGCGGCCCGAGCTGGACGTGGTGCGGCAGTCCTACGACGGCGCCGACCCGGACGCCGGCCCGCTCGACGGACCGGAGGCGCCGTGGCTCGCCGGGTTCCGCCGGACGTTCGGCTTCGGTCCCTCGCAGGAGGCCGTTGCCGTGCCTGACGAGCCCGAACTCGCCGAGGCTTACCGCAAGTAG
- a CDS encoding transglycosylase domain-containing protein, which translates to MGSASVGSASVGSASVGSAGVGPAGRASVGAGVGGRASVPPAGGRASVGSASVGGPAGRASVPISPAGGGPGGPGGPGGPGGYGGSGGSGGRGGRSKADKKHRRANILTAAAAVLVIMLGVGIVGGTYFFDDVELPTPQAEEQMNVIYDAKGNVLAKEGSPRINVPYQNISEVMQNAVAAAEDKNYYKHNGIDMKGIARAAWNNFTGGDKQGASTITQQYARHVAELKEISYSRKLREAVIARKLESKYDKPQIMGMYLNYIDLGEGRYGAEAAANGYFNASVVKGAKNEINVYQAAVIASIIKQPYPNDYHKGYDPNYNPTDAKDRWEYTLKNMLEMGWMTQEQYDKRKYPKVNPIAKNSSCKTCAEGKPVGMIMRHVQFELKEMGISEDELTKGGYTITTTINPKVQAAAVAAGSRASKSSPLNGRPKSYQSAVIGIDPDTGRVLGYYGGDDPNGTDYGGYMAGDGSGVVDYGGQSPGSTFKIYTLAAGLKEDISFKTTWDGSLDRPNGTPISNAGQDPGRVCGGKIKYCDLETSTVKSYNFPFYWIANNIGREKVIEAARDAGIRYMWTDAKDGYQSGEMVDLTKTKSSKWTSSGYFDNEVAFGQYRVVPLEHAQGVATIVNGGVRHEVHFIKTVKKRDSTTGKQTTVKSENLKGKQVFDAAQMSNLLGVMQEIPKSQNHRISDGRQAVAKSGTWEFKKGNGDTWYVGGIPQLAVTVWVGGAKDKVQLKESDGGKMYGSGTPARIWEKFIETVVDELKWEKEEFPERIETGNADSDYANGQEPPPVQAPTQDPNQSQVCQQFPILCQGQENNGGNTGNTGNNGNNNGNNGGGNTD; encoded by the coding sequence GTGGGTTCGGCCTCGGTCGGCTCGGCCTCGGTCGGCTCGGCTTCCGTCGGCTCGGCCGGGGTCGGCCCAGCCGGCCGCGCCTCGGTCGGCGCCGGTGTCGGTGGCCGCGCCTCGGTGCCGCCGGCCGGTGGCCGGGCCTCGGTCGGCTCCGCCTCCGTCGGTGGTCCGGCCGGTCGGGCCTCGGTGCCGATCTCGCCGGCCGGTGGCGGTCCGGGTGGCCCCGGCGGTCCCGGTGGTCCGGGCGGTTACGGCGGGTCCGGTGGTTCCGGTGGCCGTGGCGGCCGGAGCAAGGCGGACAAGAAGCACCGCCGCGCGAACATCCTCACCGCTGCCGCGGCCGTGCTGGTGATCATGCTCGGTGTCGGCATCGTCGGTGGCACCTACTTCTTCGACGACGTCGAGCTCCCCACGCCGCAGGCGGAGGAGCAGATGAACGTGATCTACGACGCCAAGGGCAACGTGCTGGCGAAGGAGGGCTCGCCGCGGATCAACGTGCCCTACCAGAACATCAGCGAAGTGATGCAGAACGCCGTCGCCGCCGCTGAGGACAAGAACTACTACAAGCACAACGGCATCGACATGAAGGGCATCGCCCGCGCCGCGTGGAACAACTTCACCGGCGGCGACAAGCAGGGCGCCTCGACGATCACCCAGCAGTACGCCCGGCACGTCGCTGAGCTCAAGGAGATCAGCTACAGCCGCAAGCTGCGTGAGGCGGTCATCGCCCGCAAGCTCGAGTCGAAGTACGACAAGCCCCAGATCATGGGCATGTACCTGAACTACATCGACCTCGGCGAGGGCCGGTACGGCGCGGAGGCCGCGGCGAACGGTTACTTCAACGCCTCGGTCGTCAAGGGCGCGAAGAACGAGATCAACGTCTACCAGGCGGCGGTCATCGCTTCGATCATCAAGCAGCCCTACCCGAACGACTACCACAAGGGTTACGACCCGAACTACAACCCGACGGACGCCAAGGACCGCTGGGAGTACACGCTCAAGAACATGCTCGAGATGGGTTGGATGACCCAGGAGCAGTACGACAAGCGGAAGTACCCCAAGGTCAACCCGATCGCCAAGAACAGCAGCTGCAAGACCTGTGCCGAGGGTAAGCCGGTCGGCATGATCATGCGGCACGTGCAGTTCGAGCTCAAGGAGATGGGGATCTCCGAGGACGAGCTCACCAAGGGCGGCTACACGATCACGACGACGATCAACCCGAAGGTGCAGGCCGCGGCGGTGGCCGCCGGCTCGCGGGCGAGCAAGTCGTCGCCGCTGAACGGCCGTCCGAAGAGCTACCAGTCCGCGGTGATCGGCATCGACCCGGACACCGGCCGGGTGCTCGGCTACTACGGCGGTGACGACCCCAACGGCACCGACTACGGCGGCTACATGGCCGGTGACGGCAGCGGTGTCGTCGACTACGGCGGCCAGTCCCCGGGCTCGACCTTCAAGATCTACACGCTGGCCGCGGGCCTGAAGGAGGACATCTCCTTCAAGACGACCTGGGACGGCTCGCTGGACCGCCCGAACGGCACGCCGATCAGCAACGCCGGTCAGGACCCGGGCCGGGTCTGCGGCGGCAAGATCAAGTATTGCGACCTGGAGACGTCGACGGTCAAGTCGTACAACTTCCCGTTCTACTGGATCGCCAACAACATCGGCCGCGAGAAGGTCATCGAGGCCGCCCGGGACGCCGGTATCCGCTACATGTGGACCGACGCCAAGGACGGCTACCAGAGCGGCGAGATGGTCGACCTGACCAAGACCAAGTCGTCCAAGTGGACGAGCAGCGGTTACTTCGACAACGAGGTCGCCTTCGGCCAGTACCGTGTCGTGCCGCTGGAGCACGCCCAGGGTGTCGCCACGATCGTCAACGGCGGTGTCCGGCACGAGGTGCACTTCATCAAGACGGTGAAGAAGCGCGACTCGACCACGGGCAAGCAGACGACGGTGAAGAGCGAGAACCTGAAGGGCAAGCAGGTCTTCGACGCGGCGCAGATGTCCAACCTGCTCGGTGTCATGCAGGAGATCCCGAAGTCGCAGAACCACCGGATCTCGGACGGCCGCCAGGCGGTCGCCAAGTCGGGCACCTGGGAGTTCAAGAAGGGCAACGGCGACACCTGGTACGTCGGTGGCATCCCGCAGTTGGCGGTGACCGTCTGGGTCGGCGGAGCCAAGGACAAGGTCCAGCTCAAGGAGTCCGACGGCGGCAAGATGTACGGCTCCGGCACACCGGCCAGGATCTGGGAGAAGTTCATCGAGACCGTCGTCGACGAACTCAAGTGGGAGAAGGAAGAGTTCCCGGAGCGGATCGAGACGGGTAACGCGGACAGCGACTACGCCAACGGCCAGGAACCGCCGCCGGTGCAGGCGCCGACCCAGGACCCGAACCAGAGCCAGGTCTGCCAGCAGTTCCCGATCCTCTGCCAGGGTCAGGAGAACAACGGCGGCAACACCGGCAACACCGGGAACAACGGCAACAACAACGGGAACAACGGCGGCGGCAACACCGATTGA
- a CDS encoding DUF5318 domain-containing protein, with the protein MRTQRQVIDYSLQRRAVLRDVRNGRVPALEVCDASPYLRNAATYHGEPTEERCPICRRDNLTLVHYVYGEELKQSAGQARKLAELPVLAMTLREFQVFVVEVCRSCAWNHLIERYVLGRDGLSEAELDTPLASHGGEGRR; encoded by the coding sequence ATGCGCACGCAGCGGCAGGTCATCGACTACTCGCTACAGAGGCGAGCAGTCCTGCGTGACGTGCGGAACGGCCGCGTGCCGGCTCTCGAGGTGTGTGACGCGTCTCCTTACTTGAGAAACGCGGCGACGTACCACGGCGAGCCGACCGAGGAACGGTGCCCGATCTGTCGTCGCGACAACCTGACACTTGTGCACTACGTCTATGGCGAAGAGCTCAAGCAGTCCGCGGGACAGGCCCGGAAGCTGGCCGAGCTGCCCGTCCTGGCGATGACACTCCGTGAGTTCCAGGTCTTCGTGGTCGAGGTGTGCCGCTCCTGCGCGTGGAACCACCTGATCGAGCGCTACGTGCTCGGCCGGGACGGACTCTCCGAAGCGGAGCTCGATACGCCCCTTGCCTCACACGGTGGGGAGGGGCGTCGGTGA
- a CDS encoding PadR family transcriptional regulator, translating to MLELAILGLLQEAPMHGYELRKELATKLGTLRAAISYGTLYPTLKRLKLAGWIGEAEATETSDIIPPMTSKRGRVVYKITAEGKERFADLLTQTGPETYDDTGFGVHFTFFSRTDRATRLRILEGRRRRVEERREGLREVLARAADRLDAYTLELQRHGLDACEREVRWLEELITNERSGRAPSRSRTLASETATPPEDPRPHSDRP from the coding sequence GTGCTGGAGTTGGCGATTCTCGGTCTCCTTCAGGAGGCGCCGATGCACGGTTACGAGCTCCGCAAGGAGCTGGCGACCAAACTCGGCACGCTCCGGGCCGCCATCAGTTACGGCACGCTCTACCCGACACTGAAGCGGTTGAAGCTGGCCGGTTGGATCGGTGAGGCCGAGGCGACCGAGACCAGCGACATCATTCCCCCGATGACCAGCAAACGGGGGCGCGTTGTCTACAAGATCACGGCCGAGGGCAAGGAACGCTTCGCGGACCTGCTGACCCAGACCGGCCCGGAGACCTACGACGACACCGGCTTCGGCGTCCACTTCACGTTCTTCTCGCGCACCGACCGGGCGACCCGGCTCCGCATCCTTGAGGGCCGGCGGCGCCGCGTCGAGGAAAGACGTGAAGGACTTCGTGAAGTTCTGGCTCGCGCTGCCGATCGTCTGGACGCGTACACCCTTGAACTTCAACGCCACGGACTCGACGCGTGCGAACGCGAGGTCCGCTGGCTGGAGGAATTGATCACCAACGAGCGTTCGGGCCGTGCACCCAGCCGGAGCCGGACGCTCGCCAGCGAAACC